The Juglans microcarpa x Juglans regia isolate MS1-56 chromosome 2S, Jm3101_v1.0, whole genome shotgun sequence genome has a window encoding:
- the LOC121251778 gene encoding NAC domain-containing protein 73-like yields the protein MTQCNEGGDNNIIVSANSRDYPIRTCATCGYQIKCQDKLQARLHDLPGLPAGVKFDPSDQEILEHLEGKVLSDARKLHPLLDEFIPTIDGENGICYTHPERLPGVSKDGQVRHYFHRPSKAYTTGTRKRRKVHTEMEGSETRWHKTGKTRPIFVIGKVKGFKKILVLYTNYGKQRKPEKTNWVMHQYHLGNNEEETDGELVVSKIFYQTQPRQCGSFIKESLSSKLKGQNGHGSTGLRKNGLFEYYNSSLICFEQGNQNGSSTPHDLLPHFAVHDVSSFIS from the exons ATGACTCAATGCAACGAGGGTGGCGACAACAACATAATCGTTTCTGCAAATAGCAGAGACTATCCGATTAGAACTTGTGCTACATGTGGTTATCAGATTAAATGCCAAGATAAATTACAG GCTAGACTTCACGATTTGCCGGGGCTACCTGCGGGTGTTAAGTTTGATCCATCTGATCAAGAAATTCTTGAACACCTGGAGGGCAAGGTGCTGTCTGATGCTCGTAAGCTTCACCCTCTTCTCGATGAGTTCATCCCTACTATTGATGGAGAGAATGGAATTTGCTACACCCACCCTGAAAGGTTGCCAG GAGTAAGCAAAGATGGCCAAGTCCGGCACTACTTTCACCGACCATCAAAAGCATATACGACGGGAACTCGGAAAAGGAGAAAGGTGCACACAGAGATGGAAGGTAGCGAGACAAGGTGGCACAAAACAGGCAAGACCAGGCCAATTTTCGTCATTGGCAAGGTCAAAGGTTTCAAAAAGATACTCGTGCTCTACACCAACTATGGAAAGCAAAGAAAGCCTGAGAAAACCAACTGGGTAATGCACCAATACCACCTTGGAAATAATGAAGAAGAGACAGATGGAGAGTTGGTGGTGTCAAAAATTTTCTATCAAACCCAGCCGCGACAGTGCGGTTCTTTCATTAAGGAGTCGCTTTCCTCAAAATTGAAGGGACAAAATGGACATGGGAGTACTGGTCTTAGGAAAAATGGCCTCTTTGAGTACTATAATTCTTCCTTGATATGCTTTGAGCAGGGCAACCAAAATGGGTCAAGCACTCCTCATGATCTACTTCCTCATTTTGCAGTCCATGATGtgtcttcttttatttcttga